One Maribacter cobaltidurans genomic window carries:
- a CDS encoding TRAP transporter substrate-binding protein, which translates to MLIHKMYTIAWKGIRTRILWVCTLLLLQSCALETNTKVLYFAHSLPVTHPVHRAIMDMKESLAKKSGGQLQIKVFPDGQLGTEREVLELLQIGSISMTKVSAASLSNFAPDYQVTSIPYLFRDREHLFKVLEGEIGKELLMSSTEYLLRGLCFYDAGARSFYAKNHQIKSPEDLEGMKIRTMNDQMSVDMVNTLGGSATPMAYGELYTALQQNVVDGAENNIPSFVTSNHYEVCKYYSFDEHTMVPDVVVIGTRFWETLSDIEKEWLQEAADESVAKQKQYWKETVAENMKVLEKANVQFLYPDKSEFSKNAAPIMEKMMKDEKMKAVIEKIRSE; encoded by the coding sequence ATGTTGATTCACAAAATGTACACTATCGCTTGGAAAGGAATACGCACAAGGATTTTGTGGGTATGTACTTTGCTTTTGTTACAATCCTGCGCTTTGGAAACGAACACCAAGGTGCTCTATTTTGCACATTCCCTTCCTGTTACCCATCCAGTTCACAGGGCCATTATGGACATGAAGGAATCCCTGGCCAAAAAATCAGGCGGGCAATTGCAAATAAAGGTATTTCCTGATGGACAACTGGGAACAGAGCGCGAAGTCCTGGAACTTCTACAAATAGGAAGCATTTCCATGACAAAGGTAAGCGCGGCCTCCCTATCCAACTTTGCCCCGGATTACCAGGTAACCAGTATTCCCTATTTATTTAGGGACAGGGAACATCTGTTCAAAGTATTGGAAGGTGAAATTGGGAAGGAACTATTGATGAGTAGTACGGAATATTTACTACGTGGGCTATGTTTCTATGATGCCGGGGCCCGAAGCTTTTATGCCAAGAACCATCAAATAAAAAGTCCAGAGGATTTAGAGGGGATGAAAATTAGGACCATGAACGACCAAATGTCCGTTGATATGGTAAACACCCTTGGCGGTTCCGCAACCCCCATGGCCTATGGCGAACTTTATACCGCCTTACAGCAAAATGTGGTTGATGGAGCGGAAAACAACATCCCATCCTTTGTTACCAGTAACCATTACGAGGTCTGTAAATATTATTCGTTCGATGAACATACCATGGTACCCGATGTGGTAGTGATTGGGACCCGTTTTTGGGAAACATTGAGCGATATAGAAAAAGAATGGCTTCAGGAAGCTGCCGATGAAAGTGTAGCAAAGCAAAAACAATATTGGAAAGAAACGGTGGCAGAAAATATGAAGGTGTTGGAAAAGGCCAATGTTCAATTTTTATACCCGGATAAAAGCGAATTTTCAAAGAATGCCGCTCCGATCATGGAGAAAATGATGAAGGATGAAAAAATGAAAGCGGTAATTGAAAAAATACGGTCAGAATAA
- a CDS encoding cupin domain-containing protein, translating into MNRKNLLAIILMGTFIFSCKQAAEKNQTVDLNSQQELIFPKGEKVTNNNFIGDVWVHMQVMADSVNQNSVGTVTFDPGARSNWHSHPNGQIIMSLDGEGYYQEKGSEKRILRKGDVVKCPANTPHWHGASAEKPFIQIAITSRVDGPTEWLDPVTEEQYLNGN; encoded by the coding sequence ATGAACAGAAAAAATCTTTTAGCGATTATATTGATGGGAACGTTTATATTTTCCTGTAAGCAAGCAGCCGAGAAAAATCAAACCGTCGATTTGAATTCCCAACAAGAATTGATTTTCCCTAAAGGGGAAAAGGTCACGAACAATAATTTCATTGGGGATGTATGGGTACATATGCAAGTGATGGCGGATAGTGTGAACCAAAATTCAGTGGGAACGGTAACCTTTGATCCCGGGGCTAGGTCCAACTGGCATTCACATCCCAACGGACAGATTATTATGTCTTTAGATGGCGAAGGCTATTATCAGGAAAAAGGTAGTGAGAAAAGAATACTACGAAAAGGCGATGTGGTCAAATGCCCTGCAAACACTCCGCATTGGCACGGTGCAAGCGCAGAAAAACCGTTTATACAAATCGCTATAACAAGTAGAGTTGACGGTCCGACGGAATGGCTAGATCCTGTGACCGAAGAACAATATTTAAATGGAAATTAA
- a CDS encoding alpha/beta hydrolase, with protein MKNIKTTLLLLLMVQLLVNDVYAQKQPITLVEQGSFTVGGSVKTSPGTFDPVAHGAFNPSNQATEGQTLHGDHATVFYQIPDSAKKLPLVFWHGYGQSMRTWQTTPDGREGFQTLFLRRNFPIYLIDQPRRGLSGRSTEPTTISAATDDQLWFGIFRLGTGSTFYPDVQFSEDPEALNQFFRQITPDTGPLNINLNIEAVSTLFDKIGPGVLVTHSHSGGQGWLTALKNGNIKGIASYEPGSNFVFPEGEVPETIHYVGGALSARSVPMTEFNRLTEIPIVIYYGDYIPNEPVAHPGQEQWRAALQMAKLWTATVNKHGGDATLVHLPEKGLKGNTHFPMSDLNNEKVAVLLAEWLKEKGLDKK; from the coding sequence ATGAAAAATATCAAGACAACATTGTTATTGCTTTTAATGGTTCAATTATTGGTAAATGACGTTTATGCTCAAAAGCAGCCCATTACCCTTGTAGAACAAGGCAGTTTTACCGTGGGTGGTAGCGTTAAAACCAGCCCTGGTACTTTTGACCCAGTTGCCCATGGCGCATTTAATCCTTCCAATCAGGCTACCGAAGGACAAACCTTGCATGGAGACCATGCCACTGTTTTTTATCAAATTCCTGATAGTGCAAAAAAATTACCTTTGGTTTTTTGGCATGGGTATGGACAGAGCATGCGTACCTGGCAAACGACCCCAGATGGCAGGGAGGGGTTTCAAACGCTATTTTTAAGACGTAATTTTCCCATATACCTCATTGACCAGCCCCGTAGAGGATTATCAGGGAGGAGTACGGAACCTACTACGATTTCGGCAGCCACGGATGATCAATTGTGGTTTGGGATATTCAGATTGGGGACGGGAAGCACATTTTATCCAGATGTTCAGTTTTCCGAAGACCCAGAGGCGCTGAACCAGTTCTTTAGGCAAATTACCCCGGATACGGGACCATTGAACATTAACCTTAACATAGAGGCGGTTTCCACGCTGTTCGATAAGATTGGACCAGGTGTTTTGGTCACCCATTCCCATAGTGGCGGTCAAGGTTGGTTGACGGCCTTAAAAAATGGGAACATCAAAGGCATTGCATCCTATGAACCCGGTAGTAATTTTGTCTTTCCGGAAGGCGAAGTCCCCGAGACCATCCACTATGTGGGAGGAGCTTTAAGTGCGAGAAGCGTACCGATGACAGAGTTCAACCGATTGACGGAAATACCCATTGTTATCTATTATGGGGATTATATACCCAACGAACCTGTAGCGCACCCTGGTCAGGAACAATGGCGAGCCGCCTTGCAAATGGCAAAGCTTTGGACGGCAACGGTGAATAAGCATGGGGGTGATGCCACCTTGGTACACCTTCCAGAAAAGGGTCTTAAGGGAAATACGCACTTTCCGATGTCCGACCTGAACAATGAAAAGGTGGCCGTACTGCTAGCGGAATGGCTAAAAGAAAAAGGGTTGGATAAAAAATGA
- a CDS encoding carboxymuconolactone decarboxylase family protein, translating to MKQLITIGIAIVITAFLGVTNHVNAQSKDNTIVNLDAKQQSIIAIASLTAKGDLQTLESALTEGLDAGLTVREIKEVMVHLYAYCGFPRSLRGLRTFIKVLDKRKAEGVEDQLGAEATPIEDNRTKYERGKANLETLVQAKLDGPPADYAQFAPIIEVFLKEHLFADIFDRDILDYRQRELVTVSVLATIGGVEPMLHSHMNICLIQGITPIQLKELMDVVGKNVDQEKIDSAKKVLNELLESKKQ from the coding sequence ATGAAACAGCTTATAACAATTGGTATTGCCATAGTGATTACTGCGTTTCTTGGCGTCACAAATCATGTGAATGCCCAATCCAAGGATAATACAATCGTGAATTTGGATGCGAAGCAACAATCCATAATTGCCATTGCCTCACTCACCGCAAAAGGCGACCTGCAAACTTTGGAATCCGCTTTAACGGAAGGTCTGGATGCAGGATTGACCGTAAGAGAAATCAAGGAAGTTATGGTGCATCTATATGCCTATTGTGGATTTCCAAGGAGCTTGCGTGGTTTACGGACGTTTATCAAAGTTTTGGACAAACGCAAGGCGGAAGGGGTGGAAGATCAGCTAGGAGCGGAAGCTACCCCAATAGAAGATAATCGTACAAAATACGAACGGGGCAAAGCGAATTTGGAAACCTTGGTACAGGCCAAATTGGACGGTCCTCCGGCCGATTATGCCCAATTCGCCCCGATTATCGAAGTCTTTTTGAAGGAGCATCTGTTTGCGGATATTTTCGACAGAGACATTTTGGATTATCGGCAAAGGGAACTGGTCACGGTTTCCGTTCTGGCAACCATCGGCGGTGTGGAGCCTATGCTGCATTCGCACATGAACATCTGTTTGATTCAAGGAATTACGCCAATTCAATTAAAGGAATTGATGGATGTGGTGGGGAAAAATGTAGATCAAGAAAAAATCGATTCGGCCAAAAAAGTATTGAACGAATTATTGGAATCTAAAAAGCAGTAA
- a CDS encoding helix-turn-helix domain-containing protein, whose translation MKNVLHIDTVGDYLNLRKQEVLHPLVGIVDFEDVNKEGYENKDYDAFHYNCYAVFLKDAKGCKMHYGGKPYDYDEGTLVFMAPGQTIELSGFDPDYVPKGYAILFHPDLLIGTELGKKLHSYSFFSYSSNEALHLSNKERKVILSLIEKIQFELEQNLDKHSKKLIVANIELFLDYCTRFYDRQFITREVENIGSLEKFDVLLSQYFSSDKPQKHGTPTVGYFADRLHLSPNYFGDLVKKETGKSAQEYIQNKLIEVAKERVFDPSKSLSEIAYELGFKYPQHFTRLFKQRVGHSPSEFRNLN comes from the coding sequence ATGAAAAATGTACTGCACATCGACACCGTTGGAGATTACCTTAATTTGAGAAAACAAGAGGTGTTGCACCCTCTAGTGGGTATTGTTGATTTTGAGGACGTAAACAAAGAAGGCTACGAAAACAAAGACTATGATGCCTTCCATTATAATTGCTATGCTGTTTTCTTGAAGGATGCCAAGGGATGCAAAATGCATTACGGAGGGAAGCCATACGATTATGATGAGGGAACCCTTGTCTTTATGGCTCCCGGTCAAACCATTGAATTAAGCGGTTTTGACCCTGATTATGTGCCCAAGGGGTATGCAATACTATTCCACCCTGATTTATTGATAGGTACGGAATTGGGAAAAAAATTGCATAGCTATAGTTTTTTCTCCTATTCAAGTAACGAAGCACTCCATCTTTCCAATAAAGAACGAAAAGTGATTCTAAGTTTGATCGAAAAAATACAGTTTGAGTTGGAACAAAACTTGGACAAGCACAGTAAAAAGTTGATCGTAGCCAACATTGAACTCTTTTTGGATTATTGCACTCGTTTTTATGATAGACAATTCATTACACGAGAGGTAGAAAATATAGGTTCTTTGGAGAAATTCGATGTTTTGCTGAGCCAGTACTTTTCATCAGATAAACCACAAAAGCATGGCACTCCAACTGTGGGTTACTTTGCGGATCGCTTGCACCTTTCGCCCAACTATTTTGGAGATTTGGTGAAAAAGGAAACGGGAAAATCTGCCCAAGAGTACATCCAGAACAAGCTGATAGAAGTTGCTAAGGAACGCGTATTTGACCCATCAAAATCTTTAAGTGAGATAGCATATGAATTAGGGTTTAAATATCCACAACATTTCACAAGGCTCTTTAAACAAAGGGTAGGACATTCGCCCAGTGAATTTCGGAATTTGAACTGA
- a CDS encoding TRAP transporter small permease, producing MQKTYNLINKIIESLLVIIFGLLVIDVVWQVVSRYVVGQSSSFTEEFARFSLIWLTVLGAAYINGQQEGHLSMDFLLLKLPEAKRKRRQKVIQISMAVFALVVMVIGGGNLVYTTLRLGQTSSALHLPLGYVYSIVPLCGLIIMFFSWYNFKQLNRI from the coding sequence ATGCAAAAAACCTACAACCTCATCAACAAAATAATCGAAAGCCTTTTAGTAATTATCTTCGGCTTGTTGGTAATAGACGTCGTTTGGCAGGTGGTATCCCGTTATGTCGTGGGCCAATCCAGTTCCTTTACGGAGGAATTCGCACGTTTTTCACTGATTTGGCTAACGGTACTTGGCGCAGCCTATATCAACGGACAGCAAGAAGGTCATTTGTCCATGGATTTTTTGCTTTTAAAATTGCCTGAGGCCAAACGAAAAAGAAGACAAAAGGTAATCCAAATAAGTATGGCCGTCTTTGCCTTGGTAGTTATGGTCATTGGCGGTGGTAATTTGGTTTATACTACACTTCGGTTGGGACAAACCTCCTCTGCACTTCATTTACCTTTAGGGTATGTGTACAGTATTGTGCCCCTATGTGGTCTTATCATCATGTTCTTTTCTTGGTACAACTTTAAACAACTAAATAGAATATAA
- a CDS encoding putative quinol monooxygenase has protein sequence MLTKKLGLLLVLLHLSLLGFGQSDDALKADADQGKMMVRIAELEIGTDYLDEYLEILKEESEASLRLEPGVICIYPMFQKQNPTQIRLLEIYANKEAYELHLKTPHFQKYKTTTAEMVKDLKLIDMEAIDPESMSMVFKKYKF, from the coding sequence ATGCTGACTAAAAAATTGGGGCTGTTATTGGTATTACTGCATCTGTCTTTACTTGGTTTCGGGCAAAGCGATGATGCCCTAAAAGCCGATGCTGATCAAGGGAAAATGATGGTTCGCATTGCGGAACTTGAAATTGGGACGGACTATCTGGATGAATATTTGGAGATACTCAAAGAGGAATCGGAAGCATCACTTAGGCTGGAGCCCGGGGTAATCTGCATTTACCCCATGTTTCAAAAGCAAAATCCTACACAGATACGACTTTTGGAAATTTATGCCAATAAGGAGGCTTACGAATTGCATTTGAAAACACCTCATTTTCAAAAGTATAAAACAACCACAGCAGAAATGGTAAAAGATTTAAAACTGATTGATATGGAAGCTATTGATCCTGAATCGATGTCGATGGTTTTTAAAAAATACAAGTTCTAG
- a CDS encoding site-specific integrase: MQTSLSLSLDTRRKRKDNSFPIIIRLGHFQKTTSIATGQSVEKMYWDDSKKQVKRSYKGVKSVNFLNNLLLTELAKAQEIVNRLHYKGELDFLSVKQLKDKIVRKTKYDSFYVYGLNQAKELRVAQRFGTARNYEGVISILKVFTKQKDLKFNELNHDFLKRFERFHLSKPGNSQNGLASYMRTIKAIYNKGIKDDIIEREYYPFYKYQIRTNPTEKRAIKVRYIKRILELDLSKEHSLFHYRNYFLLSYMTMGMSFIDMAFLRKENIVDGRIKFQRKKTSKMYDIKVTEQMQEILKFYTTKKKRKDFILPILKRDSLELQYKDAQWALKNYNKGLKKIAELCKIEERLTSYVSRHSFATHALFKNIPLPAISSMLGHSKLSTTQIYLKSLPSNVLDTYQEEMNVL, from the coding sequence ATGCAGACGAGTTTAAGCCTAAGTTTGGATACCCGAAGAAAACGAAAGGATAATTCATTCCCTATAATTATTCGGTTGGGTCACTTTCAAAAAACCACTTCGATTGCCACTGGCCAATCCGTAGAAAAAATGTATTGGGACGATTCAAAAAAACAGGTAAAACGTTCCTATAAAGGGGTGAAATCTGTAAATTTTTTGAACAACCTGCTCCTCACAGAACTGGCCAAAGCTCAAGAAATTGTTAACCGACTGCATTACAAAGGAGAACTGGATTTTTTATCCGTTAAGCAGTTAAAAGATAAAATAGTTCGAAAAACGAAGTATGATTCTTTCTATGTATATGGTCTGAATCAAGCTAAGGAATTAAGGGTTGCGCAGCGCTTTGGTACTGCCAGAAACTATGAAGGGGTGATAAGTATCCTAAAAGTGTTCACAAAACAAAAGGATTTAAAGTTCAACGAATTGAACCATGACTTTTTAAAACGCTTCGAACGATTTCACTTATCAAAACCTGGTAATAGCCAAAATGGTTTAGCTTCCTATATGCGGACTATAAAAGCGATATATAACAAAGGCATTAAGGACGATATAATAGAGAGGGAATATTATCCTTTTTACAAATATCAAATTAGAACGAATCCAACTGAAAAGAGAGCAATAAAGGTAAGGTATATCAAAAGAATTTTAGAGCTGGATTTAAGTAAGGAACATTCCTTATTTCATTACCGAAACTATTTTCTTCTTTCCTACATGACCATGGGCATGTCCTTTATTGATATGGCGTTTCTACGAAAGGAGAATATTGTGGACGGCAGAATCAAATTCCAGCGTAAGAAAACATCTAAAATGTACGATATTAAAGTCACTGAGCAAATGCAGGAGATTTTAAAATTCTATACCACCAAAAAGAAAAGAAAAGACTTTATTCTTCCAATTCTAAAGAGAGATTCGCTAGAACTTCAATACAAAGATGCGCAATGGGCATTAAAAAATTATAACAAAGGCCTTAAGAAGATCGCGGAGCTTTGCAAAATTGAAGAGCGTTTAACCTCTTATGTTTCAAGGCATAGCTTTGCTACCCACGCCCTATTTAAGAATATTCCCTTGCCGGCAATTTCCTCGATGTTAGGCCACAGTAAATTATCTACTACACAGATCTACCTAAAATCTCTTCCAAGCAATGTTCTAGATACCTATCAAGAGGAGATGAATGTTCTCTAA
- a CDS encoding alpha/beta hydrolase codes for MKYLGLFILMSMLSIHKTIRAQSEKNPFGLVYEGAITENVDGKVNILPVRYKLNGIDIAANVYTPANYDRTKKYPAITIAHPNGGIKEQTAGLYAQHLAEAGYITITADAAYQGASGGQPRHMDKPQFRTEDIRGMADFISQYPGVDRERLGALGICGGGGYTLKAVQSDKRFKAVATLSMFNTGIVRKNGFLNSQISTIQERLKQASKAREQEAGGGEIVYSGVDGITDEELAKVSTLFYRQGYEYYFRTHAHPNSTFLYTTSSLMDLMAWNATDDIDLIDQPLLMIAGSNAQTLYLTLDAFPKATNSKSKELFLIEGATHIETYWKPEYVNQAVNKLVDFYQNHLSNTDL; via the coding sequence ATGAAATATTTAGGATTATTTATTTTAATGAGTATGCTATCAATACATAAGACGATTAGGGCACAAAGCGAGAAAAATCCTTTTGGATTGGTATATGAGGGAGCAATTACGGAGAATGTGGATGGAAAAGTCAACATACTTCCCGTTAGGTATAAACTGAACGGAATCGATATTGCGGCAAATGTTTATACACCAGCCAATTATGACCGAACAAAGAAATATCCGGCAATAACAATTGCACATCCTAACGGAGGGATAAAAGAACAGACAGCAGGCCTATATGCACAGCATTTGGCAGAGGCCGGTTATATTACCATTACGGCAGATGCTGCCTATCAGGGTGCAAGTGGGGGCCAGCCACGCCATATGGACAAACCCCAATTTCGTACAGAAGATATCCGAGGAATGGCCGATTTTATTTCACAGTATCCTGGGGTCGATAGAGAACGTTTAGGTGCTTTGGGCATTTGTGGCGGCGGAGGCTATACGTTGAAAGCGGTTCAATCCGATAAACGGTTTAAAGCAGTGGCAACCCTGAGTATGTTCAATACAGGAATTGTACGAAAAAATGGCTTTTTGAATTCGCAGATTTCGACCATTCAAGAAAGGCTAAAGCAAGCTTCAAAGGCAAGAGAACAGGAGGCTGGAGGCGGCGAAATTGTTTATTCCGGAGTAGACGGTATTACCGACGAAGAACTAGCAAAAGTTTCAACGCTTTTTTATCGTCAAGGCTATGAATATTATTTTAGAACCCACGCCCATCCCAATTCGACGTTTCTTTACACCACAAGCAGTTTAATGGATTTAATGGCCTGGAATGCTACCGACGATATTGACCTCATAGACCAACCTTTATTAATGATCGCCGGTAGCAATGCCCAAACATTATATTTGACCTTGGATGCTTTTCCAAAGGCGACCAATTCGAAAAGCAAGGAATTGTTCCTTATCGAAGGTGCAACGCATATAGAAACCTATTGGAAGCCAGAATATGTGAATCAAGCCGTAAATAAATTAGTGGACTTTTACCAAAACCATCTTTCAAATACAGACCTATGA
- a CDS encoding DUF4440 domain-containing protein has translation MRALLIGLFIGMLSISSFAQEAIFPMGAKAKNVHHTGDIWLTHVVDADETFKHNVAQAVSAPGAFLNWHLHPDGQQLLITSGVGFYQEKGKEVQVMRAGDVIKCLPNVEHWHGATPKSAVTYLAIGGSTPTKWTDELSVEDYNKIPLPEINNSSLENEIKELSKAKWKWMAEKDVDKLANLFHDKSRFVHMSGSWKKDRELEIIETGSIWYKNADVHDVVVETFDDNTVVLWNRITLTAHVRGNDVSNEFTVTEFYKKEGDDWKLLDLTFSSVRDTHEIAH, from the coding sequence ATGAGAGCATTATTGATAGGCTTGTTTATAGGTATGCTAAGCATATCTTCCTTTGCGCAAGAAGCTATTTTTCCGATGGGGGCAAAAGCGAAAAACGTACACCATACAGGTGATATTTGGCTTACGCATGTTGTAGATGCCGATGAAACTTTTAAACATAACGTAGCCCAAGCGGTTTCAGCACCTGGAGCATTTCTCAATTGGCATTTACATCCAGACGGCCAACAATTGTTGATTACTAGCGGCGTTGGTTTTTATCAGGAAAAAGGAAAGGAAGTACAAGTGATGCGAGCTGGTGACGTTATCAAATGCCTTCCCAACGTAGAACATTGGCATGGTGCCACTCCTAAAAGTGCAGTGACCTATTTGGCGATAGGTGGTAGCACACCTACCAAATGGACAGATGAACTTAGTGTTGAGGATTATAACAAAATACCGCTTCCTGAAATTAACAATTCAAGTCTTGAAAATGAGATCAAGGAACTTTCTAAAGCCAAATGGAAATGGATGGCCGAAAAGGATGTGGACAAGTTGGCCAATTTGTTTCATGACAAATCAAGGTTTGTACACATGAGCGGCTCCTGGAAAAAGGACAGGGAATTGGAAATCATCGAGACGGGAAGTATTTGGTATAAAAATGCCGATGTACACGATGTGGTCGTGGAAACTTTTGATGACAATACCGTGGTACTTTGGAACAGAATAACACTTACGGCCCATGTTCGTGGTAACGATGTATCCAATGAATTTACCGTGACCGAATTCTATAAAAAAGAAGGCGACGATTGGAAATTATTGGACCTTACCTTTAGCAGCGTTCGTGATACCCATGAAATTGCGCATTAA
- a CDS encoding TRAP transporter large permease, whose protein sequence is MSIELISVLVLFVSFAFLLLYGVPVAYSIGISTTLVLIINMAFNPSVTTVAQRMTTGIDNFALLAIPFFILAGELMNRGGVANRLIALAKSLIGSLPGGLAYVNIISAMLFGAISGSAIAAASAIGSTLTDKMEKEGYPRQFSAAVNISSSTTGLLIPPSNVLIIFALASGGTASVAALFVAGYIPGILVGLALMIMVYFYAKKKKLPKADRVGFKQLFIHFKEAFLSLTLLVIVVGGIVAGIFTATEAAAIAVVYAAFLGFLNKELRIRDIRGILLKSAKTTAIVMFLIATSMAMSWVFSFEGIPQLLTGLMVDSVSNPILIFLLINIILLIVGTFMDMTPAVLIFTPIFLPVAMALGMHPVQFGMVIVLNLCIGVCTPPVGTLLFVGSGVAQVPVGKVIKPLIPLLLAMVLVLFLITYFSGISLWLPQFFGLID, encoded by the coding sequence ATGAGTATAGAACTTATAAGTGTTTTGGTCCTTTTTGTAAGTTTTGCCTTCTTATTGCTCTATGGGGTACCAGTGGCCTACTCCATAGGCATTTCCACTACTTTGGTACTTATTATCAATATGGCCTTTAACCCCTCTGTAACTACGGTGGCCCAGCGTATGACCACTGGTATAGATAATTTTGCGCTCCTGGCTATTCCGTTTTTCATCCTGGCCGGGGAGCTCATGAACCGTGGGGGCGTGGCCAATAGGCTTATTGCTTTGGCCAAATCCCTAATAGGCAGTCTTCCAGGAGGACTGGCCTATGTGAATATCATTTCAGCCATGCTATTTGGGGCGATTTCAGGTTCGGCCATAGCCGCGGCATCGGCCATTGGGAGTACCCTAACTGACAAAATGGAAAAAGAGGGCTATCCCAGGCAATTTAGTGCCGCCGTAAACATTAGTTCATCCACTACGGGCCTATTGATACCGCCCAGTAATGTACTCATCATTTTTGCATTGGCAAGTGGTGGAACGGCATCGGTGGCCGCCCTATTTGTGGCAGGGTATATCCCCGGTATTTTGGTGGGCCTTGCACTTATGATCATGGTCTATTTTTATGCAAAAAAGAAGAAGTTACCCAAGGCAGATAGGGTAGGTTTTAAACAGCTTTTTATTCATTTTAAGGAAGCCTTTCTCAGCCTTACGCTTTTGGTTATTGTGGTTGGAGGAATCGTTGCCGGTATTTTTACAGCGACTGAGGCTGCGGCCATAGCCGTTGTATATGCCGCTTTTTTAGGTTTCCTGAACAAGGAGCTACGTATTAGGGATATTAGGGGAATTTTGTTGAAAAGTGCCAAAACAACGGCCATTGTCATGTTCTTGATTGCCACTTCCATGGCCATGTCCTGGGTCTTTTCCTTTGAGGGCATACCGCAATTGCTTACGGGACTCATGGTAGACTCCGTAAGTAATCCCATACTGATATTCCTTTTGATCAATATAATATTGCTCATCGTAGGAACTTTTATGGATATGACGCCCGCGGTTCTAATTTTTACTCCTATTTTCCTTCCCGTTGCCATGGCGCTTGGGATGCATCCCGTACAGTTTGGTATGGTGATCGTATTGAATTTGTGTATTGGAGTTTGTACCCCCCCGGTGGGTACTTTACTTTTTGTGGGCAGTGGCGTGGCCCAAGTACCGGTTGGCAAGGTTATTAAACCCTTAATACCGCTTTTGTTGGCTATGGTTCTTGTATTATTTTTGATAACTTATTTTTCTGGTATATCATTGTGGCTGCCCCAATTTTTTGGATTGATCGATTAA
- a CDS encoding aldo/keto reductase, protein MKTRTLGKNLKVSDIGLGCMGMSFGYGPAKDEKEMIQVVRKAVEMGVTFFDTAEVYGPYINEELVGKALKPFKDQVHIATKFGFGYQDGKVTGLDSSPDTIRKMVDASLQRLQVDTIDLLYQHRVDPKVPIEEVAGTVKDLIAEGKVQHFGLSEAGVEVIKRAHSEQPVTALQSEYSLFWREPEEEIMPVLEALGIGFVPFSPLGKGFLTGKIDRNASFSDNDFRSTVPRFSKENLRDNFVLVDLVTAFAKEKEATPAQVALAWILYQKPWIVPIPGTTKSSRLEENLGATGISFTDGELQQITEATSKIDLVGERYSEANQKMINR, encoded by the coding sequence ATGAAAACAAGAACATTAGGAAAGAATCTGAAAGTATCAGATATCGGTCTCGGTTGTATGGGGATGAGTTTTGGATATGGCCCTGCGAAGGACGAAAAGGAAATGATACAAGTCGTCCGAAAAGCGGTAGAAATGGGGGTCACCTTTTTTGATACCGCCGAAGTGTATGGGCCTTATATTAATGAGGAATTGGTAGGAAAGGCCTTAAAACCGTTTAAAGATCAGGTACACATAGCCACCAAATTTGGATTTGGTTATCAAGATGGAAAAGTGACGGGCTTGGATAGTAGTCCTGACACTATTCGGAAAATGGTGGATGCTTCCTTACAGCGTTTACAGGTAGATACTATAGATTTATTGTATCAGCATCGGGTTGACCCAAAGGTTCCCATTGAGGAAGTTGCGGGTACGGTTAAGGATTTGATAGCTGAGGGAAAAGTGCAACATTTTGGACTTTCCGAAGCAGGTGTCGAAGTAATCAAAAGAGCACATTCGGAGCAACCGGTTACTGCCTTGCAAAGCGAATATTCATTGTTTTGGCGGGAGCCGGAAGAAGAAATCATGCCCGTATTGGAAGCATTGGGTATCGGTTTTGTACCTTTTAGTCCCTTGGGGAAAGGTTTTTTGACAGGCAAAATAGATAGGAACGCCAGTTTTTCCGATAATGATTTTAGAAGTACCGTGCCTCGATTTTCCAAAGAGAACCTGAGGGATAATTTTGTTTTGGTAGATTTGGTTACGGCTTTTGCCAAGGAAAAAGAGGCCACTCCGGCACAAGTTGCTTTGGCTTGGATTCTTTACCAAAAACCATGGATCGTACCCATTCCCGGTACTACAAAGTCTTCAAGGCTGGAAGAAAATTTAGGGGCGACCGGTATTTCTTTTACAGATGGGGAACTGCAACAAATTACGGAGGCCACCTCAAAGATTGATTTGGTGGGTGAACGCTATTCCGAAGCGAACCAGAAAATGATAAACCGCTAG